One window of Sphingobacteriales bacterium genomic DNA carries:
- a CDS encoding aminotransferase class V-fold PLP-dependent enzyme: MTANTVIPLKHPHKSRLEAYFTAFRNQIVGYQQFFQTPYGQQRLLYADWTASGRLYAPIEHRLSEELGPYVGNTHTETTETGKAMTLAYHKAQKIIKSHVNANANDVLLLAGTGMTGAVNRLQRILGLRLPEKWSPLCNIPEIERPVVFVTHMEHHSNHTSWLETIATVECILPDEQGLVNLHNLEQLLDKYQDRQVKIASVTACSNVTGVQTPYHEIARMMHRHGGLCFVDFACSAPYIKIDMHPEQDEEAKLDAIYFSPHKFLGGPGTPGVLIFDSKLYTNKVPDCPGGGTVAWTNPWGEHRFWDDIEAREDGGTPAFLQTIKAAMAIQLKELMNPEKMLLREKELLEILFTGLKKIDKLHILAENIEDRLGVISFYIEDLHYNLGVRILNDRFGIQVRGGCSCAGTYGHFLLNIPESISHNITHQIDEGDLSNKPGWIRASIHPVMTDEEVVFLVSAIKQLAIHHKEWGKDYTYNSHTNEFCHLSGTDSVQTIVNSWFDWD, translated from the coding sequence ATGACCGCCAATACTGTCATTCCTTTAAAACACCCGCACAAAAGCCGGTTAGAAGCGTATTTTACCGCTTTCAGAAATCAAATTGTCGGTTATCAACAGTTTTTTCAAACCCCTTATGGACAACAACGACTGCTTTATGCCGACTGGACGGCAAGCGGTCGTCTTTATGCTCCTATAGAACATCGTTTATCCGAAGAACTTGGCCCCTATGTTGGGAACACCCACACAGAAACCACAGAAACCGGAAAGGCTATGACATTAGCTTATCACAAAGCTCAAAAAATCATAAAATCGCATGTCAACGCCAACGCAAATGATGTTTTGCTGCTTGCCGGAACGGGAATGACCGGAGCAGTTAACCGGTTACAAAGAATACTCGGGCTTCGGTTGCCTGAAAAATGGTCGCCGCTTTGTAATATTCCCGAAATTGAACGTCCGGTTGTTTTTGTAACGCACATGGAACATCATTCCAATCATACTTCCTGGTTAGAAACAATCGCTACGGTTGAATGTATTTTACCAGACGAACAAGGATTGGTGAACCTCCATAACCTGGAACAATTGTTGGACAAATATCAGGACCGGCAAGTCAAGATTGCTTCCGTTACTGCTTGTTCAAATGTAACGGGAGTTCAAACTCCTTATCATGAAATTGCCCGGATGATGCACAGACACGGGGGATTGTGTTTTGTAGATTTCGCCTGCTCGGCTCCTTATATTAAAATTGACATGCACCCGGAACAGGACGAAGAAGCAAAATTAGATGCCATTTATTTTTCACCGCATAAATTTTTAGGAGGTCCCGGAACGCCGGGAGTGCTGATTTTTGATTCAAAACTTTATACCAACAAAGTGCCCGATTGTCCGGGAGGGGGCACCGTAGCCTGGACCAATCCCTGGGGCGAACACCGGTTTTGGGACGATATAGAAGCAAGGGAAGACGGAGGCACTCCTGCTTTTCTGCAAACCATCAAAGCAGCCATGGCAATACAGTTGAAAGAGTTGATGAACCCCGAAAAAATGTTGCTTCGTGAAAAAGAGTTGCTGGAAATTTTATTTACCGGACTGAAAAAAATAGACAAACTCCATATTTTGGCCGAAAACATCGAAGACCGGTTAGGGGTGATTTCCTTCTATATTGAAGACCTTCATTACAACCTCGGGGTCAGAATTTTAAATGACCGTTTTGGAATTCAGGTGCGCGGTGGTTGCTCTTGTGCCGGAACTTACGGGCATTTCCTGTTGAATATTCCGGAATCAATTTCTCATAATATCACCCATCAGATTGATGAAGGCGATTTATCAAACAAACCGGGATGGATTCGCGCTTCCATTCATCCGGTTATGACCGACGAAGAGGTTGTTTTTTTGGTCAGTGCAATCAAACAATTGGCCATCCATCACAAAGAATGGGGTAAAGATTATACCTATAACTCCCATACCAACGAGTTTTGTCATCTTTCAGGAACAGATAGCGTTCAAACAATTGTGAACAGTTGGTTTGACTGGGATTAA
- a CDS encoding GMP synthase, with protein sequence MPSPYARVAIIDMYDGHANQGMRSILEIIDTFSLQKDADIEYKVFNTRGNAEVPGLDYDLYISTGGPGSPLDSAGSLWEKRYFALIDNIMRHNLLCPYNKKSVFLICHSFQIFCRYYGLAHVSLRKSTSFGIMPIHKTEMGKSEPLFEDLNNPFWAVDSRDYQVTKPNIEQIKAMGGNVLCIEKFRPHVPLERAVMCIRFNDSIIGTQFHPEADPFGFFHYLQLEEKRNLLIKQHGEQKYYDTLFHLEDPDKLVHTHNTILPKFLDMTIKTSSEVLIF encoded by the coding sequence ATGCCTTCTCCTTATGCGCGTGTCGCAATTATTGATATGTATGACGGTCATGCCAATCAAGGCATGAGAAGCATACTCGAAATTATTGACACTTTTTCTCTTCAAAAAGATGCCGATATAGAGTACAAGGTTTTTAATACCAGAGGTAACGCTGAGGTTCCCGGTTTGGATTACGATTTATATATTTCTACCGGTGGCCCCGGTAGTCCTTTAGATAGTGCCGGCAGTTTATGGGAAAAGCGGTATTTTGCTCTTATAGATAACATCATGCGGCATAATTTACTCTGCCCTTACAACAAAAAAAGCGTTTTTCTGATCTGCCATTCCTTCCAGATTTTCTGCAGATATTATGGTCTTGCTCATGTATCGCTCCGCAAATCCACTTCTTTTGGCATTATGCCAATTCATAAAACGGAGATGGGTAAATCCGAACCCTTGTTTGAAGATCTTAACAATCCTTTTTGGGCGGTGGACTCCCGCGATTATCAGGTTACTAAACCCAATATTGAACAAATAAAGGCAATGGGCGGTAATGTGCTCTGTATCGAAAAATTTCGTCCCCACGTTCCTTTAGAAAGAGCGGTCATGTGTATCCGTTTCAATGATTCTATCATCGGCACACAGTTTCATCCCGAAGCAGATCCCTTCGGGTTTTTTCATTATTTACAATTGGAGGAAAAGAGAAATCTGCTCATCAAACAACATGGGGAGCAAAAGTATTACGACACCCTGTTTCATCTTGAAGACCCGGATAAACTGGTTCATACTCACAACACTATTTTACCAAAATTTTTGGATATGACGATCAAGACAAGCAGCGAAGTTCTTATCTTTTAA
- a CDS encoding SUMF1/EgtB/PvdO family nonheme iron enzyme — MLLNDRYEYNPDTDLIGKGGLAEVFKAYDKQRGIFVALKKFLTADSLKYGIREEFQKSIQFAHGNIVRAYDFFTVVRKFDDGETHETQYGVMELIEGGDLTGYLNKKPDNGELLEVVKGILRGLDYLHKPDSTTDKGSIIHRDIKPGNILIFYNNEGKPIPKIADFNVAKEMSGNLESSVSMVGTYEYMAPEQLNVTKYGMGNHVHANADLWALGVILCDYFMGKSLFGRRSEGNTQGQIIGNILDKPIPSEVIKSFPAPFNGIIARCLVRNAKDRVQSAGELLEFISKNLVLDTTFIDEKSAKGRNTEVTTENKNKPKPKYTIVFATAALLFAILLGLIIFLPNDTDEPIVIQKDTTTDSIPIASVQTNNDTVEQVERLLNEANALFVENRYNEAKEKAQSILKIEPNNLQANNLVKKCEAQLNPPKNNETITEKKTPLNDNINGNSINNPKPADNKTSPSNKPSSSSSTKVNDPFAADMVYVEGGTFMMGSPDFEAGRRNDEYQHQVTVSSFKMGKYEVTQAQWQSVMGNNPSYHESCNQCPVKQISWNDIQEFLFKLNNKTGRKYRLPTEAEWEFAARGGNRSRSYLYSGSNALSEVGWYYENSSGTTHPVGEKTPNELGLYDMSGNVWEWCSDWFDSEYYKNSPSNNPKGPSTGALRVLRGGGWDGGWRFCRLAYRHLFLPGNRYGSGGFRLVVVP, encoded by the coding sequence ATGCTGTTAAACGACCGTTACGAATACAATCCCGATACCGACCTGATTGGCAAAGGAGGGCTTGCCGAAGTGTTTAAGGCCTACGACAAGCAAAGGGGTATATTCGTAGCCCTAAAAAAGTTTCTTACTGCCGATAGCCTAAAGTACGGCATTAGGGAAGAGTTTCAAAAGTCTATCCAATTTGCACATGGAAACATCGTGCGGGCTTATGACTTTTTCACGGTCGTCAGAAAATTTGATGACGGAGAAACCCACGAAACGCAGTACGGGGTGATGGAACTGATAGAAGGTGGCGACCTGACAGGTTACCTGAATAAGAAACCGGATAATGGGGAGTTGCTGGAAGTGGTTAAAGGCATCCTTCGGGGATTGGACTACCTGCACAAACCCGACTCTACGACTGATAAGGGCAGCATCATCCACCGCGATATCAAGCCGGGTAATATCCTGATTTTTTACAACAACGAAGGAAAACCCATACCCAAGATTGCCGATTTTAATGTGGCCAAAGAAATGAGCGGTAATCTGGAAAGCAGCGTGAGCATGGTCGGAACTTATGAATATATGGCTCCCGAGCAGTTGAACGTTACCAAGTACGGCATGGGAAATCACGTCCACGCCAACGCCGACTTATGGGCATTAGGAGTTATTTTGTGTGACTATTTTATGGGAAAGTCGCTGTTTGGCAGGCGGAGCGAAGGAAACACACAGGGGCAAATTATAGGGAATATTTTAGATAAGCCGATACCCTCCGAGGTCATTAAAAGTTTCCCTGCCCCGTTTAACGGCATCATTGCCCGGTGCTTGGTGCGAAACGCTAAAGACAGGGTGCAGAGTGCCGGGGAGTTGTTGGAGTTTATCAGTAAGAATTTGGTTTTGGATACAACATTTATTGATGAGAAGAGTGCTAAAGGCAGGAATACGGAAGTTACGACGGAGAATAAAAACAAACCGAAACCTAAATATACTATCGTATTTGCCACGGCAGCACTACTATTCGCAATATTATTGGGGTTAATTATTTTTTTGCCTAATGATACTGATGAGCCGATTGTCATCCAAAAAGACACAACAACCGATAGCATTCCTATTGCATCTGTTCAGACAAACAACGATACTGTCGAACAAGTTGAAAGATTGCTAAACGAAGCGAATGCCTTGTTTGTAGAAAATCGCTACAATGAAGCTAAAGAGAAAGCACAATCAATCTTAAAAATTGAACCCAATAATTTGCAAGCCAACAACTTAGTAAAGAAATGCGAAGCACAATTAAACCCTCCCAAGAACAATGAAACAATAACAGAAAAGAAAACCCCTCTTAACGATAACATAAATGGCAACAGCATTAATAATCCTAAACCTGCAGACAATAAAACTTCCCCAAGTAATAAACCAAGCAGTAGCAGCAGTACGAAAGTAAACGACCCCTTTGCCGCCGATATGGTCTATGTAGAAGGGGGAACATTTATGATGGGCAGCCCCGACTTCGAAGCTGGCCGCAGAAATGATGAATATCAACATCAAGTTACAGTGAGCAGTTTTAAAATGGGAAAATATGAAGTAACGCAAGCACAATGGCAATCTGTGATGGGGAACAACCCAAGTTACCATGAAAGCTGTAACCAATGCCCGGTAAAACAGATATCATGGAACGACATTCAGGAGTTTTTATTCAAGCTGAACAACAAAACCGGTAGAAAATATCGCCTTCCTACCGAAGCGGAATGGGAATTTGCTGCGCGAGGGGGTAATAGAAGCAGAAGTTACCTATATTCAGGCAGCAACGCTTTGAGCGAAGTGGGATGGTACTACGAAAATTCGAGCGGTACAACACATCCTGTAGGGGAAAAAACTCCCAATGAATTAGGTTTGTACGATATGAGTGGCAACGTTTGGGAATGGTGCAGCGATTGGTTTGATTCGGAATACTACAAAAACAGCCCCTCTAACAACCCAAAGGGTCCATCAACCGGTGCGTTACGCGTTTTGCGCGGCGGTGGTTGGGACGGCGGTTGGCGGTTCTGCCGGCTGGCTTACCGCCACCTCTTCCTCCCCGGTAACCGCTACGGCAGCGGCGGCTTCCGCCTTGTGGTCGTCCCGTAG
- a CDS encoding DinB family protein: MTPFSKPEIQQALTEAFTRFSNYMVHLSDEHFVATATGKWNAGQHLEHLIKSIKPINRALQLPRLVLRTMFGKSGRESKTYSHVVEIYTKALAEGGVSTSEYLPKRITKDDKEKLLQSYQKQLDLIKDNLATVTEKELDSILLPHPLLGKLTLREILFFTIYHTQHHLVSANQNTGT, encoded by the coding sequence ATGACCCCTTTTTCAAAACCTGAAATTCAACAAGCCCTGACCGAAGCATTTACCCGGTTTTCCAATTATATGGTTCATTTATCCGACGAGCATTTTGTGGCTACGGCAACCGGTAAATGGAATGCAGGGCAGCATTTGGAGCATCTCATTAAAAGCATAAAACCCATTAACCGCGCCCTTCAGTTACCGCGTTTGGTACTTCGCACGATGTTTGGAAAAAGCGGCAGGGAAAGCAAGACCTATTCCCATGTAGTAGAGATTTATACAAAGGCTTTGGCCGAAGGTGGCGTATCAACCTCTGAATACCTGCCTAAAAGGATTACCAAAGACGATAAAGAAAAGTTATTGCAATCTTATCAAAAACAATTAGATCTGATAAAGGATAACCTGGCTACAGTAACCGAGAAAGAATTAGACAGTATTTTGCTTCCTCATCCGTTATTGGGGAAATTAACGCTGCGGGAAATATTGTTTTTTACCATCTACCATACACAACACCATTTAGTTTCTGCTAATCAAAATACCGGAACATGA
- a CDS encoding PhoH family protein gives MSEVKITVAGVNLVEFFGVNNSKFDVIRRAFPKLKLVNRGNIIQAIGDDEQIMIFEEKVNVITDFIFQFGSISLINIEEILAGTAPTNVPVEHNKDLILYGPYGNAIKARTPNQKRMVHQIEDNDIVFAIGPAGTGKTYTAVALAVRALKNKLVKKIVLTRPAVEAGENLGFLPGDLKDKVDPYLRPLYDALDDMIPIPKLNEFMANRVIEIAPLAFMRGRTIDNAFIILDEAQNATNLQLKMFLTRLGPSAKSIITGDLTQIDLPKNQKSGLDKAIRILEDIKGIGVVYLNEEDVIRHRLVKKIIKAYENVELEEQAYREKKRELMNNSELTTSDNQNPVKKEAPDLENK, from the coding sequence TTGAGCGAAGTAAAAATTACCGTTGCAGGCGTTAATCTGGTAGAGTTTTTCGGAGTAAATAATTCTAAATTTGATGTAATCCGCCGTGCTTTCCCTAAGTTAAAATTAGTCAATAGAGGAAATATAATTCAGGCTATCGGAGATGACGAGCAGATCATGATTTTTGAAGAGAAGGTGAATGTCATTACCGATTTTATTTTTCAGTTTGGCTCCATCTCTTTAATCAATATAGAAGAGATTCTCGCCGGAACTGCTCCTACAAATGTACCGGTCGAACACAATAAAGACCTGATACTTTACGGCCCTTATGGCAATGCGATTAAAGCACGCACACCGAACCAAAAAAGAATGGTTCACCAAATTGAAGACAACGATATTGTGTTTGCCATCGGTCCTGCAGGAACCGGTAAAACTTATACGGCAGTTGCGTTGGCAGTCCGGGCATTAAAAAACAAATTGGTCAAAAAAATTGTCCTGACCCGTCCGGCGGTAGAAGCCGGTGAAAACCTCGGTTTTCTTCCCGGAGATTTAAAAGACAAAGTTGACCCTTACCTTCGCCCCCTTTACGATGCGCTTGACGATATGATTCCAATCCCAAAACTCAACGAGTTTATGGCAAACAGAGTCATCGAAATTGCACCCCTTGCTTTTATGCGGGGACGCACGATTGACAATGCTTTTATCATTTTGGACGAAGCACAAAATGCGACGAACCTTCAGTTAAAGATGTTTTTAACCAGATTAGGCCCTTCTGCAAAAAGCATCATCACCGGTGATTTGACCCAGATAGATTTGCCGAAAAACCAAAAATCGGGATTAGATAAAGCCATCCGGATACTTGAAGATATTAAAGGTATTGGCGTGGTTTATTTAAACGAGGAAGATGTAATCAGGCATAGGTTGGTGAAGAAAATCATCAAGGCTTACGAAAATGTGGAATTAGAAGAACAGGCATACCGGGAAAAAAAGCGGGAGTTAATGAATAATTCCGAACTCACAACCTCCGACAACCAAAATCCGGTTAAAAAAGAAGCCCCTGATCTCGAAAATAAATAG
- a CDS encoding carboxylate-amine ligase produces the protein MQPKFTLGIEEEYMVIDPETRELKSHDQRIVEMAAKTLDDKVKAEMHQAVVEVGTTICDDVEHARREITHLRRAVSDIAQSIGLRIGASGTHPFSHWSTQLITPNPRYEDIINEMQEAARSNLIFGLHVHVGIADKNLAIHIANTVRYFLPHVYALSTNSPFWEGRNTGFRSFRTKVFDKFPRTGIPDFFNSYAEFISYVNLLVKTGCIDNAKKIWWDIRVHPFFDTIEFRICDIPLLVEETIAIAAIFQALVAKIYKLRSQNLNFMIYPRALINENKWRASRYGIDGNLIDFGKEMEVRARSLIIELLEFIDDVVDDLGSRNAVNYVHTILENGTGADRQLAVYEESGSLIKVVDYILEQTLQGV, from the coding sequence ATGCAGCCAAAATTTACACTCGGAATCGAAGAAGAGTATATGGTGATTGACCCCGAAACCCGAGAACTGAAATCGCACGACCAACGAATTGTTGAAATGGCTGCTAAAACCCTTGATGACAAGGTAAAAGCCGAAATGCATCAGGCAGTTGTTGAAGTAGGAACGACAATTTGTGATGATGTCGAACATGCAAGAAGGGAAATCACCCATTTAAGACGTGCGGTTTCAGACATAGCACAAAGTATCGGATTAAGAATAGGTGCATCAGGCACCCATCCTTTTTCACATTGGTCAACCCAGCTCATCACCCCAAATCCGCGATATGAAGATATCATCAATGAGATGCAGGAGGCAGCCCGCTCAAATCTCATTTTCGGATTACACGTACATGTTGGAATTGCCGATAAAAATCTGGCCATCCATATAGCCAATACGGTGCGGTATTTTTTACCTCATGTCTATGCCCTTTCTACCAATTCCCCTTTTTGGGAAGGCAGAAACACAGGGTTCCGGTCTTTCAGAACCAAGGTCTTTGATAAGTTTCCGCGAACAGGAATACCTGACTTTTTTAACAGCTACGCCGAATTTATCAGCTATGTTAATCTTTTGGTAAAAACCGGATGTATTGACAATGCCAAAAAAATATGGTGGGACATCAGAGTGCATCCTTTTTTCGATACCATCGAGTTTCGCATTTGCGATATCCCTCTTTTAGTCGAAGAAACCATTGCTATCGCTGCAATTTTTCAGGCTTTGGTCGCCAAAATTTATAAACTGAGAAGCCAAAACCTGAACTTTATGATATACCCTCGCGCTCTGATAAACGAAAACAAATGGCGGGCAAGCAGATACGGCATTGATGGCAATTTGATTGATTTTGGAAAAGAAATGGAAGTTCGCGCCAGATCTTTAATCATCGAATTGCTCGAATTTATTGATGATGTCGTGGATGATCTCGGCAGCAGAAATGCCGTGAATTATGTACACACCATTTTGGAAAACGGAACCGGTGCAGATCGTCAGCTTGCAGTTTACGAAGAATCCGGAAGCCTGATTAAAGTAGTTGATTATATTTTGGAACAAACTTTGCAAGGAGTTTAA
- a CDS encoding DUF4350 domain-containing protein, whose protein sequence is MRNKLIIAAIALLFILLIVLELNQPKSIKWEPDYTSASKDPFGCEVMFSLLNSVFPSVDINPVSVTLYESLYLSPQGELSMLDSSFTSNYIIITDSFEPDRTDVEQLLKYVDKGNNVFIAASNFGYKIQDTLKFSLDYYFVFNDTLIGLNFTDTLLASNEDYNFQTFHRANYYFDKFKTDSTTVLGMNIGDRANFLQIEYGEGNFYLSSVPVAFTNYYLVNGINHTYAEKILSYLPVATVFWDEYYKPNNKAFGRKGDSPLRYVLSIEALRWAIYIGLSTLLLFIFFKSKRMQRIIPVIKPLSNTTLEFTKTVGNLYFQHGNHKDLAEKKITYFLSWLRTKLFLKDLTFSQATYQYISSKTGIPLNEIVRLFNTIEDINQKTSIHAEELMVLSRNIERFYKHFES, encoded by the coding sequence ATGCGCAATAAATTAATCATAGCGGCAATCGCACTCCTGTTTATCCTGTTAATAGTCCTGGAATTGAACCAACCCAAGAGTATAAAATGGGAGCCTGACTACACCTCTGCTTCAAAAGACCCTTTTGGTTGTGAAGTGATGTTTAGTTTGTTAAACAGTGTTTTCCCCTCTGTAGATATCAATCCGGTATCAGTTACTTTATATGAATCACTTTATTTATCGCCACAGGGTGAATTAAGCATGTTAGATAGCTCCTTTACTTCTAATTATATCATCATTACTGATAGCTTTGAGCCTGATCGAACAGATGTTGAACAATTGTTAAAATATGTGGATAAAGGCAACAACGTTTTTATTGCTGCTTCCAATTTTGGATATAAAATTCAAGATACCCTTAAATTTAGTCTGGACTATTATTTTGTTTTCAATGATACGCTAATCGGACTGAATTTTACCGACACCCTGTTAGCTTCAAATGAAGACTATAATTTTCAAACTTTCCACAGAGCTAATTATTATTTCGATAAATTCAAAACAGACAGCACTACAGTGTTGGGTATGAATATTGGAGACCGGGCTAATTTTTTACAGATAGAATATGGTGAAGGAAACTTTTATTTAAGTTCAGTTCCTGTAGCATTTACCAATTACTACTTAGTGAATGGCATCAACCATACATACGCTGAAAAAATCTTGTCCTATTTGCCGGTTGCAACTGTCTTTTGGGATGAATATTACAAACCAAATAACAAGGCTTTTGGACGCAAAGGGGATTCTCCGCTTAGGTATGTTCTTTCGATTGAGGCATTAAGATGGGCTATCTATATAGGTCTTTCCACTTTACTTCTGTTCATCTTTTTTAAATCAAAACGTATGCAGCGCATCATTCCGGTAATCAAGCCCTTGTCAAATACAACATTAGAGTTTACCAAAACAGTCGGGAACCTCTATTTTCAACATGGCAACCATAAAGATTTAGCAGAAAAGAAAATAACTTACTTTTTGTCGTGGCTCAGAACAAAACTATTCCTAAAAGACCTGACCTTTTCTCAGGCAACTTATCAATATATTTCTTCAAAAACAGGGATACCACTGAACGAAATTGTCCGTTTGTTCAATACCATAGAAGACATCAATCAAAAAACATCAATTCATGCCGAAGAATTAATGGTTTTGAGCCGTAACATAGAACGTTTTTACAAACATTTTGAATCCTGA
- the mazG gene encoding nucleoside triphosphate pyrophosphohydrolase — MQNKTAAFERLLLIMNDLREQCPWDQKQTIESLRPLTIEETYELSDAIAKGDMNAIKEELGDLLLHIVFYSKIGAEQESFDIESVINSLCDKLIRRHPHIYGGVEVSGEEEVKRNWEQIKLSEGKKSALEGVPSSLPALIKSVRVQEKARKVGFDWDTADQVWEKVEEELNEFKWSLLHQTKEEQTKEFGDVLFALVNYARFVDIDPELALEKTNLKFISRFQKMEIIAEANGKRLSDMTLQEMDEIWNEVKKVFP; from the coding sequence ATGCAAAACAAAACGGCGGCATTTGAACGGCTTCTGTTGATTATGAACGACCTGAGAGAACAATGTCCATGGGATCAAAAGCAAACCATCGAATCGCTAAGACCACTGACCATTGAGGAAACTTATGAGTTATCCGATGCAATTGCAAAAGGCGATATGAACGCAATTAAAGAGGAGTTGGGGGATTTACTGTTGCATATCGTATTTTACTCAAAAATCGGAGCAGAACAAGAATCATTTGACATTGAATCGGTGATCAATTCCTTATGTGATAAGTTAATCCGAAGACATCCGCACATTTACGGTGGGGTAGAGGTGTCGGGAGAAGAAGAGGTAAAGCGCAACTGGGAACAAATTAAATTAAGCGAGGGTAAAAAGTCAGCCTTAGAAGGCGTACCTTCCTCTTTACCGGCATTGATAAAATCTGTCAGAGTTCAGGAAAAAGCCCGAAAAGTAGGTTTTGACTGGGACACCGCAGATCAGGTTTGGGAAAAAGTAGAAGAAGAACTGAATGAATTTAAATGGTCGTTATTGCATCAAACCAAAGAAGAACAAACCAAAGAATTTGGAGATGTATTGTTCGCTTTGGTCAATTATGCCCGGTTTGTTGACATTGACCCGGAATTGGCTCTTGAAAAAACCAACCTGAAATTTATTTCCCGTTTTCAGAAAATGGAAATTATAGCGGAGGCAAACGGCAAACGATTGTCCGATATGACCCTTCAGGAAATGGATGAAATCTGGAATGAGGTGAAGAAAGTTTTCCCCTGA